The DNA sequence TTCGCCAAGACCCTCGGCCTGCCGGTCACCGGCGAGGGCATCGAGACCGCCGAGCAGCTCGAACAGCTCCGGGCACTGGGCTGCGACCACGGGCAGGGCTACTACTTCGCCAAGCCGCTGCAGCACGGCAGCGTCGAGCCGTTCCTCGACGCCCACCAGTCGTCGGCTGCGCGTTCCGCAGACCACGACGCACAACCGCCACGGTCGGCCGCACCGCCACTGACCGAGCCGGTTTGAGACAAGGACAGGCTGTTGCCCAAAGGCGGCGTGAGCAGCTCGTCAGCGGCCTTCCGGGACGAACCAGGCGAGGTGGCCATGCACGATCCCTCACGCTGCCGCCAGCGCCACCGTCACCCGTCAGCAGGCGTGAACGCCATGCCGGTGTGCCCGGACGACGTCGGCCACCAGGTCCCACCCCATGGCCATGTACGTCTCCGGGGTTGTTCGAGGTCGACGGCTGTCCCTGGGAATGTCGTGGCTCCCCGGACTCATCGGGCCAGGCATTGCGGGTGTACGTCACTTGGTCGACGTCACCGGCGGGCGGTTTTCGGCCGGGATGTGGTGACGTGAGCGGTGGTCCGCGCGTCAGACGGTGATGACGACCTTTCCTCGGGCGTGCCCCTGCTCCAGGTACCGGATGGCCTGGGGGGCCTCGCTCAGCGGGTAGGTCCGGTCGATGACCGGCGTGATCTTCCCGGCTTCGATGAGCTCCTTGAGGACGAGCATGTCCTCGTGGTTCTCCTTGGAGATGAAGGTCCCCAGCTTCTGGCCCAGGAACGGGGACAGCATGAGCGCCCGGATCTGGCGATCGGTTCCGCCGAGCCACCGACCGTCCGTCTCGCCTCCGACGATGACGAGCGTCCCCTTCGGGGCGAGGGCCCGCCGCAGGCGTGACAACGACGGGTTCCCGCCGATGTCGAGGATCACGTC is a window from the Actinomycetes bacterium genome containing:
- a CDS encoding NAD(P)-dependent alcohol dehydrogenase, yielding KLAPKPANLTFEQAAVVAISGLPALQGLRDHGRVEPGQKVLIIGASGGVGTYAVQLAKAFGAEVTGVCSTTKVDMVRSLGADHVIDYTRDDFAEGEQRYDVILDIGGNPSLSRLRRALAPKGTLVIVGGETDGRWLGGTDRQIRALMLSPFLGQKLGTFISKENHEDMLVLKELIEAGKITPVIDRTYPLSEAPQAIRYLEQGHARGKVVITV